AACTCTTAAATACTCTGCCATGACATTCGCTTCACTATCAGGTTCATCAGCACCTTGTCCGCCGCAAACGATAACGGTTGCTTCTGGATGGTCCTTTAGATAAGGAACCGCGGCATCAAGTCGTTCTTTTAATACAGTACTTGGATAGGCATTATCTTTTGAAGAGCCTTTGACTTGTGCGCCTAAAATCAAGACAGTATCAGGATCTTTTATGGGCTGATCCTTTGTTCCGCTAAAAATCATTGCTAGAATAACAGCAGTGTATAGTACGCCAATACCAATTATTATCATCATGATTTGTTTAATCCTTTTCACCTTTTCACAACCTTTCATTATTCAGTTTAGTAGATAAACGAAAGTAGTGGTCGGCAATTTATTTTATTTAAACTATTTTTAACTTTTTTTAGAAAAGCATACTATCAGTAGAGGTTTATAGTACACTATATAGGAGTTAAATGAAAGGAGAGAGAGACATGAGAACAGAGCAGGAAATGTTTCGCTTGATTTTAGATACCGCAAAAGAGGATGCCCGAATTCTGGCTGTTGGGATGAATGGTTCAAGGACAAATCAGCGGGTACCAAAAGACTCATTTCAAGACTTTGATATCGTTTATATCGTTGATGATGTTGAACCATTTTTAGAAGATCAACAGTGGATCGATCGTTTTGGTACGCGTTTGATTATGCAAACACCGGAAGCCATGACGTTGTTTCCGCCAACTGAAAATGGACGGTTTACATACTTAATGCTTTTTGAAGATGGAAACCGGATCGATTTGACTCTGTGTCCAAAAGAACAGGCAAACGATTGGAATGAAGGGGACCGTTTAGCTGAGATCTTATTGGATAAAGAACAGTTGTTGCCTGTATTATCTAAAGCTACAGATCAAGATTACTGGATCAAAAAGCCAACGCAAGAAGAATTTTTAGATTGCTGCAATGAATTTTGGTGGGTGAGCACTTATGTAGTCAAAGGGTTGTGTCGAAATGAATTGCTATATGCTGCTGATCCTCTGTATGAGAATTGCCGCAAAGAGCTTTTACGATTGTTAAGCTGGCAAGTAGGTGCAGAGAATGACTATATGATCAGCGTCGGAAAAAACTATAAATATTTGCCTAATTACTTATCGGATAAGAATAATGAGTGTTTGTTAAAAACGATGAGAATGTCAAATGGTGAACAGTTATGGGAATCTCTGATTTTACAACAAAAAACATTCAGTTCTCTTGCACGAACCTTTTCTCGAATGAATCATTTTCTTTATGACCATATTCAAGCAGAAAAAGTAATCGCTTATACAAAAAAACACTACGTAATAGGAGAAAATAGGCAGTACAAATAGAATAGAAGGATAAAAGAACATTAGCAGTCTATTTTACTTAAATTATTCGTAAATAAATTAGAAATTAGTGGAAGTTATTGGCAAATAGGCTTTTTTCCTAGACTCAATGTGTGGTAGAATGATAAGTGCACTGTATCAAATTTTGATACATACGATTTCCTTTGTATTTGAAAAAAAGTAAAATTAAGCATTTATACATATAAAATAGATTTTTTCTCATATATAAGCAAATTAATTGAAGATTGTCAGAATTTTAACTACACTAATCGAATAAAGCTACTTATTTTATATTCGTGAGATATTTTAAACAATTAAAGGAAGTATTCCTTCCTTTCGGCTGCTTTAATTAGGAAAACGTATTGAATCAAAGTAAGCATACAAATCATAAAAAAGGAAGATCGCTCAATGGAAAATGAAGAAACAGTCAGCCGCTCAGCTAAGAATGCAAGAGCCCCTCAAAAGAACAATCATTCAAATAAGAAAAAGAACCGTTGGTTAGTACCTATTGTCGGCTTACTGATCAGTTTATCGTTAGTATTTACGGTTGGTCTCTTTTATTTTCAATCTCATTTTTTCATCACTGCTAAAGCGAATGGCGTAGATATCGGGTTCTTGAATGTCAAGGATGCGAAGAAGAAACTAGAGGAATTGAACAAGTCTGAGCCAGTAGTTATCAAAGCTGATGGTAAGG
This sequence is a window from Enterococcus wangshanyuanii. Protein-coding genes within it:
- a CDS encoding YdcF family protein, with translation MMIIIGIGVLYTAVILAMIFSGTKDQPIKDPDTVLILGAQVKGSSKDNAYPSTVLKERLDAAVPYLKDHPEATVIVCGGQGADEPDSEANVMAEYLRVKGIPDTQILREDTSTRTKENIQNAQKKQSLGKTVIVTSDFHMYRSKLLAKRLGISSISGLPSVSRSSAKVKTYIREICALGYGLIFDH
- a CDS encoding aminoglycoside 6-adenylyltransferase, translating into MRTEQEMFRLILDTAKEDARILAVGMNGSRTNQRVPKDSFQDFDIVYIVDDVEPFLEDQQWIDRFGTRLIMQTPEAMTLFPPTENGRFTYLMLFEDGNRIDLTLCPKEQANDWNEGDRLAEILLDKEQLLPVLSKATDQDYWIKKPTQEEFLDCCNEFWWVSTYVVKGLCRNELLYAADPLYENCRKELLRLLSWQVGAENDYMISVGKNYKYLPNYLSDKNNECLLKTMRMSNGEQLWESLILQQKTFSSLARTFSRMNHFLYDHIQAEKVIAYTKKHYVIGENRQYK